The Gloeomargarita sp. SRBZ-1_bins_9 sequence GGTCACCTTCTACGGCGGCAAGCTCAACGGCCAGACCTTCACCGACCCTGCCCAGGTCAAGTTCTACGCTCGCAAGGCCCAGCTCGGGGAACCCTTTGAGTTTGACCGGGAGCGGTACAACTCCGATGGATTCTTCCGCACCAGCCCGCGCGGGTGGTTTACCTTTGCCCACGCTTCCTTTGCCCTGTTGTTCTTCTTCGGGCATATTTGGCACGGGGCGCGCACCCTGTTCCGGGATGTGTTTGCCGGGATTGACGAAAACATCGGCGAGCAAGTGGAATTCGGCGTGTTCCTGAAGGTGGGGGACAAGACTACCCGACGCACGGAGGAAACCGCCGTCTGAGGCATACGCCGCACCGGGTCGCAGGGGGTCAGGTGTTAGGGGCCTGGCTCCTTTTTTTGCGGCCACAAACTGCGCAGGCCCAGGAGCAGGAAACCACCGGCGGCCACGATTTGCAAGTCATCCAGGGGAACCAGCCGGCAGAGCCATTCCCCCCCAAACACGCCCAGGAAGCTGGAGGTAAGCAGGGCCATCGCCGTCCCCAAAAATACCCAGCGCGGGGCACCCGAGCCACTGCTGAGGGCAATCGTCGCCAACTGGCTCTTGTCCCCCACCTCCGCTAGAAAAACCGTCATAAAGGTCACCGCCAGCAGTTGCCAGTTCATAGCCGGCTTGTGCGCCACCAATCCCAGGCCAGCCAGAGGCCCACCAGCACAAAGAACACCCCCGAGACCAGTTCCACCCGGCGCGGCGGCAACCATTGACTCAGCCAGTGACCCACCAAAACCCCCAAGCAACTGGTGGTGAGCAACGCCAGCGCCGCCCCGGCGAACACCACCCCCGGTTGATGGGAGGACCCGGTCATCAACAGGGTGGTCACTTGCGTCTTATCCCCCAGCTCCGCCAGCAGGACCGTCACAAAACTGCCCAGGGCAATTTTGAACCGGGGGGTATCAGGGGTCATGACCACCAGTGCCCATCGCCATTACTCATTAATTATGGCCCGAAATAGACCGGCGTGAAGGACCCGTGCAGCCCATAGGGTACGTGATGGCGCAGGTGCAACGTTGCCACCGGTCCCGCCGCCACGTTAGCCGCCTCCAGAATCACCACATCCGTGCATTGCCGTGCGGCGTTATAGACAAAGGAAATCAACCAGCCCGCCGTTTCCTCCTCCCCCCACGGCACAAAGACCGGCTCCCCCACAAACCCCCGCGGTCCTGCCAGCCAGAGCTGTTGCCGTCCCGTATCCACCTCCAGCGCCAGGATACCCTGCAACGGAGCATTGGCCACCGGGTCCGCCGCCACCCCCAGATAAACCCACCGGTAGGGCCGTCCCACCCGCTGGGGATGCACCTGGGGAAATTCGCAACACCGCGACAGCAGCGTTTCCACCTGGACCCGCTGGGTGGTCAAATTCACCCGAAAGCGTTTGAGTTGACCCGCCGGTAGGGTGGCAAAATCCACAAACCGGTAATCCGTCTGCTGGTCAATCGTGGGGAAATGGCTATAGCAGATAGAATCCAGAACCAGCTCATCCCCCTGTTCGTAGCCGTTGGCATGGTGAAACACAAAGCAGGGTTCAGTTAGAAACACCCGCACCGGACCGCCAGATCGGGGAATGACCAAAATGCGGGTGGGCTGTTGCCGGTCAAAATGGAGGCACTGGGCCGCTCCCGTCCACCCCAGCACGTAGGGCAGTGGGAAAAAATGCACCGGATTTTGGAAAAACACGTAGTAATTTTCCGTGAGGATGAAATCGTGCAGGAAGGCAAATCCGTTAATGAGGTGTTGCTGCTGCCGCACTAGGCCCCACTGGTCATCGAACTCATAGAGCCGGATTTCGCTGTTGATGCCCGCCTTGACGCCGAAATTCACCAACACACCCTGGGGGTCAATCCGGGGGTGAGCGGCAAACCCATGGCCCTCGGGAATCAGCCCCCCCAAGTTATCCAATCCCAGGGTTTCTAGGGTGTAGGGGTCCAGGCGATAGGGATGGGCCGCCTCCCACAGGGCCAACAACCGGTCTCCCCAGTACACCACGTTGGTATTGGCAATGTTTTTCAAGCGCAGGTCCAGCAGATTGGACCACCAGCCCCCCGGTTTTTGGGTGCCGAAAACCCCCCGGTACAGGATTTGATTGGCCCGTTCCTCCGCCAAAAATTCCGGCGTTCGCACGTAGCAATTGCGGTAAAACGCCCGCCCATCCCGAAAACATACCTGGTTGACCATGCCATCCCCGTCAAAGGGGTGATGGTACCGCTGTCCCCCCCGGTCCAAGCGCCCCGGCCCATTGCGAAACAACGTCCCTGTTAACGCCGGCGGCATCGTTCCCGATACTTCCTCCACCCAGTAGGCCAACTCCTGCGGCTGCGTGCGATGCCCCCCCTGCCAGTCCTCCAGCCGATAGGTCACCCTCGCTGTTGTCATGGCCGGTCACAAATCTTAAAGAAATTTAATACCCTGATTGTAGCGCAGGGGGAGGGGCGGTGGGTGGCAGAATAAAAGAGGCGAAGCAAGTGGGCTAGCGATGCGTTGGGTCTGGTTAGGGTTAGTGTGGCTGGTGGTCGGGTTAACGGGTTGCAGCTTGGGGGCAGCTGGTCTCAATCCCTACCTTGACCCGGCGGGGGGGTATCAATTCCTTTATCCCAACGGGTGGGTGCAGGTGGAGGTGCCCCAGTCCAAGTACGCCGTGCTTTTCCATGACTTGATCAACCCCAGCGAGACCTTGAGTTTGGTGATCAGCCCGGTGAAATCGGGGAAAACCTTAGCTGAACTAGGGTCGCCGGCGGAGCTAGGGGAACGGCTGATGGAAACTGCTCTGGCCCAGGCGGCGGTGGACCGCAAACCCCAGCTCCTCAGCGCCGACAGTCACCAAACCCCGGATCAGCAACTCTACTACACCCTGGAGTACGTGGTGAACACCGCCAACGGCACCCGTCACAACATCGCCGCCATCACCACCCGCCACGGCAAGCTCTACACCCTAAATGCCTCCGTCCCGGAAAGCCGTTGGCCCAAAGTGGGTGAGCTTTTGCGAAAAGCGGTCAATTCATTTCAGGTGAACTAAGAGTCAGCCCCATCCTGCCACCGCCGCCAGTAACCCATCAGTCCGGTTCAGGGGCAAGACTCAACCCGGCGCAACTTGGCGATGAAAAATCCATCCATCTGGTGGCGATGGGGCCAGAAGGTGACGGTGTGGGTTTGGGGGTCAAGGGCATCGGATAAAGCCGCCGGTAATATCGGTGGTATTACCTGCCAAGCGGGGTGCCGGGCGAGAAATTGTTGAATTTGTTGGACATTCTCGGCGGGGTTGAGGGTGCAGGTGGCATAAACCAAAACGCCCTCCGGTTTGACCCAGGCGGCCGCTGCTGTTAACAGCTCCTGCTGCAACCGAACCAGGCGCGCCAATTCCTGTTCCTGATAGCGCCAGCGGGCTTCGGGATGCCGGTGCAAAGTCCCCCAACCGCTACAGGGCACATCCAACAGCACCCGGTCGGCCACGCCCTGCCAGTCGGTAAAGGTGCGGGCATCCCCCACCCGGTAACGAACACAGGTCAATCCCAGGCGCTGGACGTTCTCTTGCAGGGGGACTAGCCGTTCCGGGCGCACCTCACAGGCCCAGACCACCCCCCGGTCCTGCATCAACTCGGCGATGTGGGTGGTTTTGCCCCCCGGTGCCGCGCAGGCGTCGATCACCGTTTCCCCCGGCTGCGGATCGAGAATGAGGGATACCCACTGGGCCGCCAGGTCCTGCACCGTCCACCACCCCTCGGCAAATCCCGGCCAGGAGGTGACCGGACCACCCCCCGTGACCTGCACGGCTTGGGGCAGCTCCGGGGCAGCCGTGGCGGCAATACCGGCCTGGTCGAACTGCGCCAACACCCTGGCCCGGTCCACCCGCAGGGAATTAACCCGCAGGTAAATGGCCGGGGGCTGGTTCAACCACTGGCACAGTTGCGCCGTTTCCGCCGGTCCTAATTGGGCCAACCACCGTTCCACCAGGGCCAGCGGATAACTGTACTGCATCGCCAACGCCGCTGCCGGTTCGGAGGGCAAACGCAACGGGAACTGCCGGGGCCGCTCCCCAGCGATCCGCAAGTAATTGCGCAGTACGGCATTCACCAACCCACGCCAGCGTCCGCACCCTACTCGTTCCGCCAGGGCCACTGTCGTATCCACCGCCGCAAAGTCAGGAATTTGCTGACAAAAGTGCAATTGATACAGTCCCAGACGCAGCAACTGACGCACAGCCATAGGGGGTGAGCGGGGCACCAATTGGTCGATCACCGCATCGAGAAACCCCCGCTGGCGCGTCACTCCGCACACCAACTCCATCAACAATCGCCGGTCTGGTGCTGTTAAGGTTTCCTGCCCGTAGGGAGCCAGAGCCGTTTCCGTCCATGCGCCCGCTTGAATGGCCTGCAACGCCTGCCACGCCAAGTAACGGGGGTCAGCGGGAGCAGACCGGGTTAACCACCTCCCCATAGAGGGCTTCCAGCAAATCCAGATTGCGGCTTAGGGTATAGCGCTCGAGCACCCGCTGGCGGGCCTTGACCCCCAAAATCCGGCGAAATTCCGGTTGGTGCACCAGCATCGGCAGCAACGTGCGCAATTGGGTCACTACCCCCTGGGTCGAGAGCACAATACCGGCTCCCCTCTCCAACACCTCCCCATCGGCGCCCGCATCCGTGGCCACACAGGCCAACCCACAGGCCATCGCCTCCAACAGGGACAGGGACAAGCCCTCCACTAGCGACGGCAACACAAACACATCCGCCCCCTGCAACAGCCGAATGCGCTCTTGCTCTTGGGCCACAAACCCCAACCACAGCACCCCCTGCGCCGGGCCGTAGTGGGTCATCAAGCTCGGGGCCAGCGGTCCATTCCCCACCATGAGCAACTTCACCCGTGGTCCCAAATCCGCCTGTTTCCAGGCCTGCAACAGGGCCTCCACATTCTTTTCCAGAGCCATGCGGCCTTGATAGATAAACAGGCAATCGGCATTCAACTCCTGCTTGAGATTGCTCCAGCCGGGGGCATAGCGTTCCGGGTCCACGCCGTTGGGAATAATGCACAGTCGTTGCTCCGGCACCCCCAGACGCACCAGCAAATCCTTCTGGAGCTGGGAAAACACGATCACCCGGTCGTAGTTGCTCAGACAGGGGGCATAAAGCTGGTAGGTCAAAAACTGGGTGCTGGCGGCCAAATTCAACCGACGGCTGGCAAAAGGCGGATGGAACGTCGCCACTAAAGGAATCCCCAGTTCCCCACAAATCTCCGGCAGGCTGAAATCCAAGGGCGACAGGGTCAACGACGCATGGAGTATATCCGGGCGCAATTTTTTCAGGGTGCGCAGCAGAGTTTGGCTAGCGCCGGGGCTAGGCAGGGTGTAAATCTGGGATTTGTACAGGCAGGGCAGGGAAAATTCCTGGTCCGACTCACACTCATGGGGAGGGGCAAAGTGCAAAAAACTCACCTGATACCCCCGGTCCCGCAGGGCATTGGTCACCTCCCGGCTATAGGTCACATTCCCACAAAAGGGCGATTTTTTCCCTAACCAGGCAATATGCATCCCCACACCCCCAGGCATATCGCTATTTTAGAATTCCAGTTGCAGGTCGGCCAGGTATAGTGGCCATCGTTGCCGGTTGACCGTGTTGTGGTAGCCGCCCCCAGCGTCGCCAGCCGTGGCCACACCTGGGGGTTCAATTCCCCCTCCTCCCCCTAACCCACCGAGACAAAGGCGATGCGCCGGTCCGTCGCCAAATTGTTGACGAAGGCCCAGGTGAGGGTTGGCATCTTCCCCGTCCGTCGGCACCACCACCGCCTTGCTCGCCTCGGGGTGGAGGTTTTGCCGCCGCCACCAAAACGCCTCCCACACCGCAGCATACAAAGCCGTTGAACCCTCAAGTGCGGAGGCGGTTCACAAAAGCCAACCCCTGCCGTTTACCCGCCGCATCAGGGACGGGTCACCGCAAGCATCCACCACCGTCGGCGCTGGGGGACCTAGGGCGTCAAACCTGGGCTGGGGCTGCACTCCGTTGGCCGGCGTGAACCGATTACCCAAGGGCAACCCCGGTCGCACACCCCAACGGGCCACCAGTTCCTGGATGGGTAGAAAACGCAGGGAATCGCTCACCTACTGCGCTAGCGTTACCACGTCCCCCGACCCCAAGGTAGGGCAACGGCTGGGCAAGGGTGTGCCATCAGCGAGCTGGGGGTTGCGGTCGGTGAACCAAGGCATCCCCTAGTTGCAGAATTCCTCGAGAGCGCTCCCCAAGAGCAGTGTAATTTCCAGGGCCGCTTGGGTAGTCGGTTGACCACCTGCACCCGTGACGAGTACTGCCAGTCCCATACCCCAAACCCATCCCCGCCGCTGTTGCATGGTAAACGATCCTGCGGCAATCCCCCCCTGCATACTCTAGCAAAAGGCCCTAGTCTGGTCATGCGCTATCACATCCGTCACCGTTTGCACTACCGCTATCCCCAGCCGGTGCGGCTATCGCCCCAGGTGGTGCGCCTGCATCCCCGCAGCGACTGCACCCAAACCGTCGAGCACTACAACTTACAAACCGACCCCCCGCCCCAGCACAGTTACGTTAACATTGCCCTGGACGGCAGCACGGAACAGGTGTTTATCCCCCCAGCTGGGGTCACTGATTGGCACATCACCATGGAAACGGTGGTGCGCACCCATCGGCAAAATCCCTTTGATTTCCTGCTGGAACCCTGGGCCGTGACCCTGCCCCTGGACTATCCCGCCCGGTTACGCCAGGAGCTACAACCCTACCTGGTCCAGGACCCCGACCCCGCCGCCACCGCCCTGGCCCAGGAACTCTGGCTGGCCAGCGACGCCCAAGTGGTCCCCTTTCTCTGGCAGTTAAACCAGACCATCTACAGCAAATGCACCCACATCATTCGGCCT is a genomic window containing:
- a CDS encoding TMEM165/GDT1 family protein produces the protein MAHKPAMNWQLLAVTFMTVFLAEVGDKSQLATIALSSGSGAPRWVFLGTAMALLTSSFLGVFGGEWLCRLVPLDDLQIVAAGGFLLLGLRSLWPQKKEPGP
- a CDS encoding TMEM165/GDT1 family protein, with translation MTPDTPRFKIALGSFVTVLLAELGDKTQVTTLLMTGSSHQPGVVFAGAALALLTTSCLGVLVGHWLSQWLPPRRVELVSGVFFVLVGLWLAWDWWRTSRL
- a CDS encoding carotenoid oxygenase family protein codes for the protein MTTARVTYRLEDWQGGHRTQPQELAYWVEEVSGTMPPALTGTLFRNGPGRLDRGGQRYHHPFDGDGMVNQVCFRDGRAFYRNCYVRTPEFLAEERANQILYRGVFGTQKPGGWWSNLLDLRLKNIANTNVVYWGDRLLALWEAAHPYRLDPYTLETLGLDNLGGLIPEGHGFAAHPRIDPQGVLVNFGVKAGINSEIRLYEFDDQWGLVRQQQHLINGFAFLHDFILTENYYVFFQNPVHFFPLPYVLGWTGAAQCLHFDRQQPTRILVIPRSGGPVRVFLTEPCFVFHHANGYEQGDELVLDSICYSHFPTIDQQTDYRFVDFATLPAGQLKRFRVNLTTQRVQVETLLSRCCEFPQVHPQRVGRPYRWVYLGVAADPVANAPLQGILALEVDTGRQQLWLAGPRGFVGEPVFVPWGEEETAGWLISFVYNAARQCTDVVILEAANVAAGPVATLHLRHHVPYGLHGSFTPVYFGP
- the psbP gene encoding photosystem II reaction center PsbP — its product is MRWVWLGLVWLVVGLTGCSLGAAGLNPYLDPAGGYQFLYPNGWVQVEVPQSKYAVLFHDLINPSETLSLVISPVKSGKTLAELGSPAELGERLMETALAQAAVDRKPQLLSADSHQTPDQQLYYTLEYVVNTANGTRHNIAAITTRHGKLYTLNASVPESRWPKVGELLRKAVNSFQVN
- the rsmB gene encoding 16S rRNA (cytosine(967)-C(5))-methyltransferase RsmB, whose amino-acid sequence is MGRWLTRSAPADPRYLAWQALQAIQAGAWTETALAPYGQETLTAPDRRLLMELVCGVTRQRGFLDAVIDQLVPRSPPMAVRQLLRLGLYQLHFCQQIPDFAAVDTTVALAERVGCGRWRGLVNAVLRNYLRIAGERPRQFPLRLPSEPAAALAMQYSYPLALVERWLAQLGPAETAQLCQWLNQPPAIYLRVNSLRVDRARVLAQFDQAGIAATAAPELPQAVQVTGGGPVTSWPGFAEGWWTVQDLAAQWVSLILDPQPGETVIDACAAPGGKTTHIAELMQDRGVVWACEVRPERLVPLQENVQRLGLTCVRYRVGDARTFTDWQGVADRVLLDVPCSGWGTLHRHPEARWRYQEQELARLVRLQQELLTAAAAWVKPEGVLVYATCTLNPAENVQQIQQFLARHPAWQVIPPILPAALSDALDPQTHTVTFWPHRHQMDGFFIAKLRRVESCP
- a CDS encoding glycosyltransferase family 4 protein, which produces MHIAWLGKKSPFCGNVTYSREVTNALRDRGYQVSFLHFAPPHECESDQEFSLPCLYKSQIYTLPSPGASQTLLRTLKKLRPDILHASLTLSPLDFSLPEICGELGIPLVATFHPPFASRRLNLAASTQFLTYQLYAPCLSNYDRVIVFSQLQKDLLVRLGVPEQRLCIIPNGVDPERYAPGWSNLKQELNADCLFIYQGRMALEKNVEALLQAWKQADLGPRVKLLMVGNGPLAPSLMTHYGPAQGVLWLGFVAQEQERIRLLQGADVFVLPSLVEGLSLSLLEAMACGLACVATDAGADGEVLERGAGIVLSTQGVVTQLRTLLPMLVHQPEFRRILGVKARQRVLERYTLSRNLDLLEALYGEVVNPVCSR
- a CDS encoding transglutaminase family protein, coding for MRYHIRHRLHYRYPQPVRLSPQVVRLHPRSDCTQTVEHYNLQTDPPPQHSYVNIALDGSTEQVFIPPAGVTDWHITMETVVRTHRQNPFDFLLEPWAVTLPLDYPARLRQELQPYLVQDPDPAATALAQELWLASDAQVVPFLWQLNQTIYSKCTHIIRPTGAAWPAGLTWQRREGACRDLTVLFIAVCRAMGLAARFVSGYHEGDPDWPHRHLHAWAEVYLPGAGWRGYDPTHGLAVNDRYVALTARPHPQDTLPVTGQVLTPGVTGTLTYEIAITPGPATTQPAPASGDSTGQ